From the genome of Candidatus Electrothrix communis, one region includes:
- a CDS encoding glycosyltransferase encodes MLLAELAVLYLLVLFCKSRAALRFIRTYPQPETAVSLEQVAIFQPILSGDPTLEQTLAANILPLRGASFYWLVDNDDPAAHAIIDALREKHPDAAIIKRSYPAAPEGINPKLFKVNQALASCQQKYCVVLDDDTKLPLTTVQGLIAALQDCSLATGLPQYRSDGNFPSVLLAAFVNNNASMTYLSTLLFMNPITINGMCYAFQREEFVRWGGFQSVLHHLTDDLAVAGMVLAQGGTIRQIPDRQIIQTHLPDIPAYFRQMHRWYVFANILFAQQPLRIKGLLTVLHGIQPLLLAALLAAFLFSPSLLHSGIVLCTLALRHRIIMQHNKEQKTSNLKAITLSILSELLQSVHHLHALLYRRIRWRSRVYTVHASDKFESVKRGE; translated from the coding sequence ATGCTGCTCGCTGAACTCGCCGTTCTCTATCTACTCGTTCTGTTCTGCAAGTCACGGGCTGCGCTCCGTTTTATCAGGACCTATCCTCAGCCAGAAACAGCAGTTTCTCTTGAGCAGGTGGCCATCTTCCAGCCCATCCTCAGCGGTGACCCCACGCTGGAGCAGACCCTGGCGGCCAATATACTTCCCCTGCGCGGTGCAAGCTTTTACTGGCTCGTTGATAACGATGACCCGGCTGCCCATGCCATCATTGATGCTCTCAGAGAAAAACATCCTGACGCGGCCATTATAAAGCGCAGCTATCCTGCCGCCCCGGAAGGGATAAACCCCAAGCTCTTTAAAGTCAACCAGGCCCTCGCCTCCTGCCAGCAGAAATACTGCGTTGTCCTGGATGATGACACCAAGCTCCCTTTGACTACCGTACAAGGTCTTATCGCAGCCTTGCAAGATTGCAGCCTTGCAACAGGTTTACCCCAATACAGGTCAGACGGTAATTTCCCTTCAGTGCTCTTGGCAGCCTTTGTAAATAATAACGCCTCCATGACCTATCTCTCCACGCTCTTGTTCATGAACCCCATTACCATCAACGGGATGTGCTATGCCTTTCAGCGAGAGGAATTTGTCCGCTGGGGCGGGTTCCAATCTGTTCTCCATCATCTCACAGATGATCTTGCCGTGGCGGGGATGGTGTTGGCGCAAGGAGGAACGATTCGCCAAATCCCTGATCGGCAAATCATTCAAACCCACCTGCCAGATATCCCCGCCTATTTTCGCCAGATGCACCGCTGGTATGTCTTTGCCAATATCCTCTTTGCTCAGCAGCCGTTACGAATCAAAGGCCTGTTAACCGTCTTGCACGGGATACAGCCGCTGCTCCTTGCGGCCCTTTTAGCAGCTTTTCTCTTCTCTCCATCGCTGCTTCATAGCGGGATTGTTCTCTGCACCCTGGCCCTGCGGCATCGCATCATCATGCAGCATAATAAAGAACAAAAGACAAGTAACCTCAAAGCAATAACATTATCCATCCTCTCAGAACTCTTACAAAGCGTTCACCACCTCCATGCCTTATTGTACAGACGCATACGTTGGCGGAGTCGAGTCTATACAGTCCATGCCAGTGATAAATTTGAGAGCGTGAAAAGGGGAGAGTAA
- a CDS encoding NAD(P)-dependent oxidoreductase yields MPKKLKILVTGASGFVGRSFIQQFADRDDLEILGIARRPLPMPNYISLDLTHGIDIPFHPDAVIHAAAHVSPWGRKKDFLANNVFATEQVIHFCERNNLPRLIYLSSSSVFYQDKPQFDLTEESKIGPEFINEYAATKYEGEKRVNQYRGESVILRPRAVFGPGDTVLLPRILAAAEKGRLPILDNQAGAAIGDLIYIDSLCEYMLKAALDKNISGEYNLTNAEPVEMHSLLLDVLSRLGLPAPKHHIKVSTAMTLATVLENIYKLLSIAKEPPITRYGISVLAHSKTFHVEKMLRDFGPPSVSMRKGVERYIQWKMQDAAR; encoded by the coding sequence ATGCCCAAAAAACTTAAAATTTTAGTCACCGGTGCTTCCGGTTTTGTAGGCCGCTCATTCATTCAGCAATTCGCTGATCGTGACGATTTGGAGATCTTAGGGATAGCGCGTCGTCCCCTGCCCATGCCCAACTACATCTCCCTGGATCTCACCCATGGTATTGATATCCCCTTTCACCCAGATGCCGTTATCCATGCCGCAGCCCATGTCTCGCCCTGGGGGAGGAAAAAGGATTTCTTGGCAAATAATGTCTTTGCCACAGAGCAGGTCATCCACTTCTGCGAGCGAAACAACTTGCCCCGCCTCATCTACCTCTCGTCCAGTTCGGTTTTCTATCAGGATAAACCGCAGTTTGATTTAACCGAGGAGAGCAAGATCGGGCCTGAATTTATCAACGAATACGCAGCAACCAAGTATGAAGGGGAAAAACGGGTCAACCAATACAGGGGGGAATCGGTGATACTGCGGCCACGGGCAGTCTTCGGGCCAGGGGATACGGTGTTATTACCGAGAATACTGGCAGCAGCGGAAAAAGGCCGTCTGCCCATCCTGGATAATCAGGCTGGCGCGGCCATCGGTGATCTCATCTATATTGATTCGCTCTGCGAGTACATGCTCAAAGCAGCCTTGGACAAAAACATCAGCGGCGAGTACAACCTCACCAATGCAGAACCGGTTGAAATGCATAGCCTGTTGCTGGATGTTCTCTCCCGCCTAGGTCTGCCTGCACCCAAGCACCATATTAAAGTCTCGACCGCTATGACACTCGCTACCGTACTCGAGAATATCTACAAGCTCTTGAGCATAGCTAAAGAACCACCCATTACCCGCTACGGCATCAGCGTGCTGGCCCATTCCAAGACCTTTCATGTGGAAAAGATGCTCCGCGATTTCGGTCCGCCATCTGTTTCGATGCGCAAAGGAGTTGAACGCTATATTCAATGGAAGATGCAAGATGCTGCTCGCTGA
- a CDS encoding MBL fold metallo-hydrolase has product MELLKIGHCSHPETVVVRGGTWRARSFPAIVGLLHHPQQGFILFDTGYARRFNEATNAFPERVYRWLTPMHLPQTEELPYLLAQRGIATEDIQYIFISHFHADHIAGLLDFPKARFICSESALHAATRQKRVHGLIKGNLPALLPPDLLQRTTFIEECPTTASGLAQQAFAEGYDIFADGSCLAIALPGHAQGQFGLLCSQGDSRSFLVADACWTRASLKDGSKPLAVANIIMSSTAQYHRTIEALAQLHARQPDLFIIPSHCQDTYNEFSDAQKT; this is encoded by the coding sequence ATGGAACTCCTCAAAATAGGTCATTGCTCCCATCCAGAGACGGTGGTTGTCCGTGGCGGAACTTGGCGTGCCCGTTCCTTTCCTGCAATAGTTGGGCTCCTGCACCATCCGCAACAGGGCTTCATCCTCTTTGATACAGGGTATGCAAGACGTTTTAACGAGGCAACCAATGCCTTTCCCGAGCGCGTCTATCGCTGGCTGACGCCCATGCATCTCCCGCAGACAGAGGAACTCCCCTACCTGTTGGCCCAACGAGGTATTGCCACAGAAGATATTCAATATATCTTCATATCACATTTCCATGCTGATCATATTGCAGGCCTCCTTGATTTCCCCAAGGCCCGGTTCATCTGCTCAGAGTCGGCCCTGCATGCAGCGACTCGCCAGAAGCGCGTTCATGGACTGATTAAAGGGAACTTACCCGCTCTTCTCCCGCCAGATCTCTTGCAGCGAACAACCTTTATCGAGGAATGCCCGACAACAGCCTCCGGGTTAGCGCAGCAGGCCTTTGCTGAGGGCTATGATATCTTTGCTGATGGTTCTTGTCTTGCCATTGCCTTACCGGGCCATGCACAGGGACAGTTTGGCTTACTCTGCTCTCAGGGTGATTCGCGTTCTTTTCTCGTGGCGGATGCCTGCTGGACCAGAGCATCGCTGAAAGATGGCAGCAAACCCCTTGCCGTGGCCAATATCATCATGAGCAGCACGGCGCAGTATCACAGGACCATAGAGGCCCTGGCGCAACTGCATGCCAGGCAACCAGACCTCTTCATCATTCCATCTCACTGCCAGGATACCTACAACGAGTTTTCCGATGCCCAAAAAACTTAA
- a CDS encoding 3-oxoacyl-[acyl-carrier-protein] synthase III C-terminal domain-containing protein: MKKFEVLGSGVSLPALQVSSRQLDQQKGFAQGTVEQRTGVASRHYAVDESASDLAFEAIHQALNNASLTLKDIDCLIAASGTMEQAIPCNAAKILSRLQTDAPSNPSIVGFDINMTCLSALMAMDVAASLLTAGQYKRILIVSSEIASVGLDWQHIEIGGLFGDGAAALIVAQSTEETRGIDKALFRTYSEGVDLCQIQGGGSLYHPSKIKGDYSPYGMFQMQGKELYRVTRKVIKEFCKELLQNKTASTESIDWVILHQASGLALQHFQKLLQFDPNKTIPLLQDHGNQVAVSLPFGLHTLLTTKPVKQGDRVLLLGTSAGLSIGGVVLQL, from the coding sequence ATGAAAAAATTCGAAGTACTTGGTAGCGGAGTCTCCTTACCTGCATTACAAGTTTCTTCCCGCCAGTTAGACCAGCAAAAGGGCTTCGCTCAGGGGACTGTTGAACAAAGAACCGGCGTGGCCTCCCGTCATTACGCCGTCGATGAATCCGCCTCTGATCTGGCCTTTGAAGCAATCCACCAGGCCCTGAACAACGCGTCACTCACCCTCAAGGATATCGACTGCCTGATTGCGGCCTCTGGCACTATGGAACAGGCAATCCCCTGTAATGCAGCTAAGATTCTTTCCCGCCTTCAGACAGATGCCCCTTCGAATCCCTCCATCGTCGGCTTTGACATCAACATGACCTGCCTCAGTGCCTTGATGGCAATGGACGTGGCTGCCTCCTTACTCACTGCTGGCCAATATAAACGAATTCTTATCGTTTCCAGCGAGATTGCTTCGGTGGGGCTGGATTGGCAGCATATTGAAATAGGAGGATTATTCGGTGATGGGGCCGCAGCACTGATTGTTGCTCAATCGACTGAGGAAACACGCGGCATTGATAAAGCACTCTTCAGAACATATTCGGAAGGCGTGGACTTATGCCAAATACAGGGCGGTGGTAGCCTCTATCATCCCTCCAAAATCAAGGGAGATTACAGCCCATACGGCATGTTTCAGATGCAAGGAAAAGAGCTTTATCGCGTAACCAGAAAAGTGATTAAAGAGTTCTGCAAGGAGCTTCTCCAAAACAAGACAGCATCAACGGAATCCATTGATTGGGTTATCCTCCATCAGGCAAGCGGCTTGGCCTTACAACATTTTCAAAAGCTGCTCCAGTTTGATCCCAACAAGACCATTCCTTTACTGCAAGATCACGGCAATCAAGTCGCCGTGTCGCTCCCTTTTGGCCTACACACCCTCCTTACCACCAAACCGGTCAAGCAGGGCGATCGGGTCTTACTGCTGGGAACATCAGCTGGTTTGAGCATCGGAGGCGTAGTCTTGCAATTATGA
- the hemG gene encoding menaquinone-dependent protoporphyrinogen IX dehydrogenase produces MRKKPNPKTMSKILIIYSSTDGHTKKICLHLKQVLETQNDQITLVAVNNAHATDLTSFDKIVIGASIRYGKHSKQTYAFIKNNQETLEEKPNAFFSVNVVARKPEKNTPETNPYLQKFLKQITWKPKKLAVFAGKLEYQKYTFWDRFMIRLIMWITKGPTNPETNIEFTDWNQVDEFGKIIHEMQ; encoded by the coding sequence ATGCGCAAAAAACCAAATCCAAAAACAATGTCTAAAATACTCATCATATACTCGTCAACAGATGGTCATACGAAAAAAATCTGTTTACACCTCAAGCAAGTCCTCGAAACCCAGAATGATCAAATCACCCTTGTTGCTGTCAACAATGCCCATGCCACCGACCTCACTTCATTTGACAAAATAGTCATCGGCGCAAGTATTCGTTACGGTAAACACAGCAAGCAGACGTATGCGTTTATTAAAAACAACCAAGAAACCTTGGAAGAGAAACCCAACGCCTTCTTTTCTGTAAACGTTGTCGCACGCAAACCGGAAAAAAACACACCTGAAACAAATCCGTATCTCCAAAAATTCCTCAAACAAATAACCTGGAAACCAAAAAAACTCGCTGTTTTTGCGGGAAAATTAGAATATCAGAAATATACATTTTGGGACCGTTTTATGATCCGCCTCATTATGTGGATAACAAAAGGTCCAACAAATCCAGAAACTAATATTGAATTCACAGACTGGAACCAGGTTGATGAATTTGGAAAAATTATTCATGAAATGCAATAA
- a CDS encoding glycosyltransferase family 2 protein → MNTVIVIPVYNEAKAVGQVIEDVRAHGFQHIVVVDDGSSDESWCVASAHDVLALRLKVNRGKGAAVKTGIMAANLLDADVIVTMDGDGQHDPADIKPLITPILEGDSDVVLGSRLLHREDMPFIKVIANNIGNFFTWMFYGLLVSDSQSGFRAYSRYAALIIDTKADKYEYDSKVIREIKNNRLRFTEVPVHTLYTDYSKGKKNKQGFLNGLITLYRMIWKLIA, encoded by the coding sequence ATGAATACAGTTATTGTTATTCCCGTCTATAATGAGGCTAAGGCTGTGGGCCAGGTCATAGAGGATGTCAGGGCGCACGGTTTTCAACATATTGTCGTGGTTGACGACGGCAGCTCTGATGAAAGCTGGTGTGTGGCCTCTGCCCATGACGTGCTGGCTCTTCGCCTCAAGGTGAATCGCGGCAAAGGAGCAGCGGTCAAGACCGGTATTATGGCGGCCAATCTGCTCGATGCGGACGTAATCGTGACCATGGACGGTGACGGGCAGCATGATCCTGCGGATATCAAGCCGCTGATCACCCCTATTCTTGAGGGGGACAGTGATGTGGTGCTCGGCTCCCGCCTCCTCCATCGGGAAGACATGCCCTTTATCAAGGTTATCGCCAATAATATCGGCAATTTTTTCACCTGGATGTTCTACGGTCTCCTGGTTTCGGACAGCCAGTCCGGCTTTCGAGCCTATTCCCGCTATGCGGCCCTGATTATTGATACCAAGGCGGATAAGTATGAATACGACAGCAAAGTGATCCGGGAGATAAAAAATAATCGCCTACGATTCACCGAGGTTCCGGTGCATACCCTTTATACTGATTACTCCAAGGGAAAGAAGAATAAGCAGGGCTTTCTGAATGGTCTTATCACCCTGTACAGAATGATCTGGAAGTTGATTGCATGA
- a CDS encoding DUF4139 domain-containing protein yields MIHTLCLCLLILLPLSAASAMPEKNEKKSEEIVSALNDQTSVAVTIYNHDLALIRDARKISLKPGQQTLAFREVSAKIRPQTALLAAPSLRVLEQNFEYDLLTPQSLLEKYVGQKVMLVKSHPTTGKETKQEATVLSSGSGTVLRVGDHIESGIPGRLIFPAVPENLRDRPTLTMLVDSKSEEPQPVILSYLTGGLSWQADYVAELNTDDTALDLNGWVTLKNDSGATYENAQLKLVAGDVNRVQERMQPRMMARGAVLSESAMDTDMAEESMFEYHLYTLARPTTIKEKQSKQVALMQADSVQVKKEFSLYGQNYYYSNKAGELGKKLKVGVFVELKNSKETGIGQPLPAGIMRVYKKDSSGSLQFVGEDRIDHTPENETIRLKLGEAFDVTADKKQTDFKKLAGDSRYNLVFETAFEIILKNAKDEAVTVRVQEPLPGDWEMVEESAPHIKESASAAVWRIKVEPKSSTTLTWRVRVKY; encoded by the coding sequence ATGATCCATACCCTATGTCTGTGTCTGCTTATTCTACTCCCCCTCTCTGCTGCTTCTGCCATGCCTGAAAAAAATGAAAAAAAATCTGAAGAAATCGTATCCGCCCTTAATGACCAAACTTCTGTTGCCGTAACTATCTATAATCACGATCTCGCCTTGATCAGGGATGCCAGAAAAATCAGCCTAAAACCGGGTCAGCAAACTCTTGCCTTTCGCGAAGTCAGTGCAAAAATTCGCCCGCAGACCGCGCTGCTTGCTGCACCGAGCCTCCGGGTGCTGGAACAAAATTTTGAATATGACCTGCTCACCCCGCAATCTCTGCTGGAAAAATATGTGGGCCAAAAGGTCATGCTGGTCAAGAGTCATCCCACTACAGGCAAAGAAACCAAACAGGAGGCCACGGTTCTCAGTAGCGGAAGCGGCACCGTCCTCCGGGTCGGGGACCATATTGAGTCCGGTATTCCTGGCCGCCTAATCTTCCCCGCTGTCCCGGAAAACCTGCGCGATCGCCCTACCCTGACCATGCTGGTGGACAGTAAAAGCGAGGAGCCACAACCGGTAATCCTCAGCTATCTAACCGGCGGGCTTTCCTGGCAGGCCGATTACGTGGCTGAACTGAATACGGACGATACAGCTCTCGACCTCAACGGCTGGGTCACCTTAAAAAACGACAGCGGCGCAACCTATGAGAATGCCCAACTCAAGCTGGTGGCCGGAGATGTGAATAGAGTGCAAGAACGGATGCAACCGAGAATGATGGCACGGGGAGCCGTTCTTTCGGAGTCTGCAATGGACACCGACATGGCCGAAGAATCCATGTTCGAATACCATCTCTACACCCTGGCCCGCCCCACCACCATCAAGGAAAAACAATCCAAGCAAGTTGCGCTGATGCAGGCTGATAGCGTGCAGGTGAAGAAAGAATTTTCCCTATACGGCCAAAATTATTATTACAGCAACAAAGCCGGAGAGCTGGGAAAGAAGTTAAAGGTCGGGGTCTTTGTTGAACTGAAAAACAGCAAGGAGACCGGAATCGGCCAGCCGCTGCCTGCTGGCATTATGCGAGTCTACAAAAAAGACAGTTCCGGTAGCCTTCAATTTGTCGGTGAAGACCGAATCGACCATACCCCAGAAAACGAGACCATTCGCCTGAAACTGGGGGAGGCCTTTGATGTCACCGCAGATAAAAAACAAACGGATTTTAAAAAGCTGGCTGGGGACAGCCGCTATAATTTAGTCTTTGAAACTGCCTTTGAGATTATCCTGAAAAACGCCAAGGACGAAGCCGTGACTGTCCGGGTGCAGGAGCCGTTGCCCGGAGACTGGGAGATGGTGGAGGAGTCAGCTCCGCACATCAAAGAAAGCGCCAGTGCTGCGGTCTGGAGGATCAAGGTAGAACCAAAATCGAGCACCACTCTGACGTGGCGGGTGAGGGTGAAATATTAG
- a CDS encoding AAA family ATPase, giving the protein MYLQHFGLEHSPFSRQPNPDVFFAQAGRKNILKDLRQDLLQGNAAMLLTGPKASGKTVFCRLIRHRLDGSSRKVVYLENPVGSFDGLLKQVCLKLGMTVSMGTEQDMVLNLHALLRSQKEKGRKVLLLIDESEKMFLATLERLFRLLNELNEQYGAQAMLVGQPALNSSFEQLSGYCEGVRIASSYKLEAFSLEETGAYLVYRLKTAGDRRGTSDPVFSEEAVQEVFRLGQGIPGIMDGIAEAALENAATVGASSVLPVHVAPLNDPVAVSVAMDEEEPGGRRKWLLLLLLLAVIALFFLERPSFFLNRKEVSQEAVQESISIDPENTEIQLALPEEDQGAPLPFAPEETITEVISSPSSTEQNEEVKPSLLSLPIPQRLKFKKKEDVIVASVTQEEKSDTESISSLDDKELPLEVSTSIATAEEDKPQAPQEMKTPEVVEYGEQFEKTDKEVVAEVVAEAVEEGSGETMSVLSPGEVGTETLATAKKLPVIKPTWIIELTPGMKKKRPLAAEEHAAEKPALESEQERKEATIAPPKPKTLVSVASARGVAASAVSGPQRTQAQIQTFVAPPVQGTEAIQVPKIEIRPVAPLSRSAKADQLFARYLGAGNRWTKEAYGDKFTVQLVVLSSDDAADDIKNMIFREEYQEHKGKFYILRRDTLPPTLFVCYGVYSSMDEARNARNTMPLFLRKHHPYALSISDVLAKARD; this is encoded by the coding sequence ATGTATCTCCAACATTTTGGCCTCGAACACTCTCCGTTCTCTCGCCAACCGAATCCCGATGTGTTTTTTGCTCAGGCTGGGCGAAAAAATATCCTGAAAGATTTGCGTCAAGATCTTCTGCAGGGGAATGCGGCTATGCTCCTTACCGGCCCCAAAGCATCCGGCAAGACGGTTTTCTGTCGGTTGATTCGGCATCGTTTGGACGGGAGTTCGCGCAAGGTCGTTTACCTGGAGAATCCTGTTGGTTCTTTTGATGGGCTCCTCAAGCAGGTCTGTTTGAAATTAGGAATGACTGTATCGATGGGCACGGAGCAGGATATGGTCTTGAATCTGCATGCCTTACTTCGAAGTCAGAAAGAGAAGGGGCGTAAAGTTCTTCTGCTTATTGATGAGTCGGAAAAGATGTTCCTTGCCACCTTGGAACGTCTGTTTCGCTTACTGAATGAGCTGAACGAGCAGTACGGGGCGCAGGCAATGTTGGTTGGTCAGCCAGCTTTGAATAGCTCTTTTGAGCAGTTAAGTGGCTACTGTGAGGGTGTCAGGATTGCATCATCATATAAGCTGGAGGCGTTTTCACTGGAGGAGACAGGAGCGTATCTTGTCTATCGTCTTAAAACTGCGGGAGACCGCAGGGGAACGAGTGATCCAGTCTTTTCAGAGGAAGCCGTGCAGGAGGTTTTCCGTCTTGGTCAAGGCATTCCCGGCATCATGGATGGAATTGCTGAGGCGGCCTTGGAGAATGCTGCTACTGTCGGAGCGAGTTCTGTCTTGCCTGTTCATGTTGCACCGCTCAATGATCCTGTTGCTGTTTCTGTAGCGATGGACGAAGAGGAGCCTGGGGGAAGGCGTAAGTGGCTGCTTCTCTTGCTTCTTTTAGCTGTAATCGCCTTGTTCTTTTTAGAGCGACCCTCTTTTTTTCTTAATCGGAAGGAAGTATCGCAGGAGGCTGTTCAGGAGTCGATCAGTATTGACCCGGAAAATACGGAAATTCAACTCGCATTACCGGAAGAGGACCAAGGTGCCCCGTTGCCCTTTGCACCGGAAGAGACAATAACGGAAGTTATCTCTTCTCCGTCTTCAACTGAACAAAATGAGGAGGTGAAGCCTTCGCTCCTCTCCCTCCCTATTCCTCAGCGTCTTAAATTTAAGAAAAAAGAAGATGTTATCGTGGCATCGGTAACACAGGAAGAAAAAAGTGACACAGAGAGCATCTCTTCGTTGGATGATAAGGAACTTCCCTTGGAAGTGTCGACATCGATAGCGACTGCTGAAGAGGATAAGCCGCAGGCCCCGCAGGAGATGAAGACACCGGAGGTGGTTGAGTACGGTGAACAATTTGAAAAAACGGACAAGGAAGTCGTAGCAGAGGTTGTTGCTGAGGCGGTAGAGGAGGGCTCTGGAGAAACAATGTCGGTGCTTTCTCCTGGCGAGGTCGGTACTGAGACTTTGGCTACGGCCAAGAAGCTCCCTGTTATTAAGCCCACTTGGATTATTGAACTCACGCCGGGGATGAAGAAGAAGCGGCCTCTTGCCGCTGAAGAGCATGCCGCTGAAAAACCTGCTCTGGAATCCGAGCAAGAGCGAAAAGAAGCAACAATAGCCCCGCCGAAGCCGAAAACCTTGGTTTCTGTAGCTTCTGCCCGGGGAGTTGCGGCGTCAGCTGTCTCAGGCCCGCAACGAACTCAAGCTCAAATTCAAACTTTCGTTGCTCCTCCTGTGCAGGGAACCGAGGCCATTCAGGTACCGAAAATTGAGATAAGGCCGGTTGCTCCTCTGTCTCGTTCAGCCAAGGCTGATCAGCTTTTTGCTCGATACCTCGGGGCCGGAAATCGATGGACCAAGGAAGCATACGGAGATAAGTTTACGGTTCAGCTGGTTGTCTTGTCCTCGGATGATGCTGCTGATGATATAAAAAATATGATTTTCCGGGAAGAATATCAAGAGCATAAGGGGAAGTTCTACATTCTCCGCCGGGATACTCTGCCGCCGACTCTCTTTGTCTGTTACGGTGTTTACAGCAGCATGGATGAGGCCAGAAATGCTCGAAATACCATGCCTCTTTTTCTCCGTAAACATCACCCCTATGCCCTTTCGATCAGTGATGTCCTGGCAAAGGCAAGGGATTAG
- a CDS encoding response regulator has protein sequence MVSSRTEVLIVDDDDGARLTIKHIVESAQYQARTAAGGHDALKMVQEKLPEIILLDLVMPEMDGYEVCRRLKADPRSAEIPVMFLSGLISAEEKFKAFEVGGVDYIVKPCSTVELLARLHTHLTLQRIQNSLAAEVRKQTVELKEKNKELQETNLVLKRLLHEIEEEKMEVSRIMQTNIERLILPDLDRMAEAPAQQRYQLRDTIQTNLLDLSSPVAGKNIDAYSLLTPTELRVLNFIRQGRSSKEIAQSLNISPQTVATHRKHIRKKLNISGKKINLTSFITQSE, from the coding sequence ATGGTAAGTTCTCGGACAGAAGTGCTGATTGTAGACGATGATGACGGAGCTCGGCTGACCATTAAGCATATCGTCGAATCAGCCCAGTATCAGGCAAGAACAGCTGCGGGGGGGCATGATGCCCTGAAGATGGTTCAGGAAAAACTACCGGAAATTATTCTTCTTGATCTGGTGATGCCAGAAATGGACGGCTATGAAGTCTGCCGACGCCTTAAAGCAGATCCCCGGTCTGCCGAAATACCGGTTATGTTCCTGAGCGGTCTGATTTCCGCTGAAGAAAAGTTCAAGGCCTTTGAGGTAGGCGGGGTTGATTATATCGTCAAGCCATGCAGTACAGTGGAGCTGCTTGCTCGGCTGCACACCCACCTTACCCTGCAACGTATCCAAAATTCTCTGGCGGCGGAAGTGCGCAAACAGACCGTTGAGCTGAAAGAAAAAAATAAAGAACTTCAAGAAACAAACCTTGTACTCAAACGTTTGCTTCACGAAATTGAAGAAGAGAAAATGGAAGTGAGTCGTATTATGCAAACCAACATCGAGCGCCTCATCCTCCCGGATCTTGACAGAATGGCCGAGGCTCCGGCGCAACAGCGTTATCAACTGCGTGATACTATCCAGACCAATCTGCTGGACCTTTCCAGCCCGGTGGCTGGAAAAAATATCGACGCATATTCCCTTCTCACGCCGACTGAATTACGGGTGCTGAATTTTATTCGCCAAGGACGTTCTAGCAAGGAGATTGCCCAATCCTTAAACATCTCTCCTCAGACAGTGGCGACGCATCGAAAACATATCCGAAAAAAACTCAATATTTCGGGAAAAAAAATCAACCTGACCTCCTTTATAACCCAATCGGAGTAA